Genomic window (bacterium):
CTCGCCCTCGGCGTCGCGGTACGCGCGGTTCACCGCCAGCCGGAAATTGGCCGTCGCCGTACCCTGGGGGGTGTACCGCAACTCCGGGTCCGCGGTGAGGTTTCCCATCAAGACTATCCTGTTAACCCCTCTTACCATTTCCCCTCTCCTCGCTCGCGCGCTTCACGGTTTTGATAGCCGCGGGGTCGCGATGAATCAGCAGATGCCGCAATATCTCCTCGTCGACGCGGATCCGCTGGGCCATGGCCTGGGGCAGCTCGCCCGGGCCGTCGAACCAGAACAACAGGAACCGGGCCCGCTTATTCTTTTTTACCGGATAGGCGAGAGACATCTCGCCCAGGTCGAAGACTTCGTCGACCTTAGCGCCGTTCTCCGCGAGCCAACCGTCGAGGCGCTCGCGGCACGTCGCCAGGCCCTCTTCGCCCAGACCCCGGTTTATCATAACTAACATCTCAAAAGGTTTCAATTAC
Coding sequences:
- the rpsF gene encoding 30S ribosomal protein S6; this translates as MKPFEMLVMINRGLGEEGLATCRERLDGWLAENGAKVDEVFDLGEMSLAYPVKKNKRARFLLFWFDGPGELPQAMAQRIRVDEEILRHLLIHRDPAAIKTVKRASEERGNGKRG